TCCCCGCGACCAGTACGGCCCCCGCAGTCCAGTCCAAGCTCATCGCCACAGCCACCAGGGTGCGGTGGTCAATGTccacccactccacacacagcacgATGGAGATGATGCTGATGCCGGAGATGGCTACGCCTGTTAAGAAGCGCATGGCGGCAAACATGGCAAAGTTGACGGAGAAGGCGCTGGCCACCGCAAAGCAGATGGACAACAGGTAGGAGAACAGCAGCATGCGTTTGCGGCCGTACCTGTCGCTTAGGATGCCAAATATGGCGGCACCCACCATCACCCCGACGAAGAAGATGGTCGCGGTCACTTTGGTCATTCCCCTCTGGTCACAAACCAGGTCCCACTCAGTGGCCAGTGTGCTGATGAAGGAACTGTTGTCGAACACCCAGCCACTCCGGCATGGAACTGTAGGGAGGTGGCTTGCATTGGAGGAGACGCTCAAGAGGTGGAACTGTGGCTCGGAGAAGATCTGACAAGAGGACAGCTCTCCGTCCTCCTCTAGAGGAATGCTCACAGTCAGTCTCTGCTCCCGGGTCAGATTGTCCAGGCCTCCTTCCACTTCCAGAACACTGATATCACAATGGTGGGGTGGTATCGCAGCTATGAAGTTGTTGAGCAGGAAGTGGAAGGGAATGGTTAGACGAGGAATGACCAGCAAGGCGACAACCATCGCCTGGTGTCGCCCGCAACCGCCCAGTTCCATCAGCAAGTCATCAAACTTCATCTCTCCTTCTGGTGATGTTAAAAAGCCCCTTCAAGGCTCTCTCTGACTCGGTTGTGAAGCGAAGCGAGTGCCAGCTTGCACTGTCGAACAGTCCTCTGTCCTGGGCAGTTCAAGAGAGCAGAGTGGTTTGCATGAGGCATCCTGTGGTCTTAATATAGCAAAGAGTACTTGTCCAGGGTAAAATGAGTAACTAAATCATATTGGATAATATATTCATACAGCAGCTCTGTACTGTCGTTCATTGACGCATACTCTTCACTGTGTGTACTTGCAGTACTCTATCTTAGTTGTTGTTCTAGCTTTCCGAACAAGCCTTTCAACCCTTTTAACACACTGTCTCTTCAGCACCGAGAGTGGAGAGCCTGGACATTAGTATAAAGCTCAAGTAATCATTTAAATGACTCACCTAACATGAAGGTAATAAGTCCTATCATTGTTAGGTGTTATAAAGACATCGTGCAGGTGGTAATTGAAGTTTCTGCAATATTCAGTATTGGCCCCCTTtcatcctctgtgtgtttgtgtgtgtgtgtgtgtttgttcataccCTGGGAAAAGCAGATGAAAGATTATATTTTGCCCAAAGCGTCTTGAGTTACTGAAACTTAAATGCATTGTGCAACAATTTGGTGTTTGTGACCTGTGTTGTGTAAGGGCAGGATCAGATTGTTGTAAGAAAAATGTTGCTTTAATAAGTGCTTTAATCCAAACATATGCAGTAGCAAGGCATGCAACAATACATTGACAGCAGTACACAATACTAAAATATTGGTATATCACAAAaggttagggatatctggcttttgaGAGGGGTGTATATACAAAACATATCTTGAGTATCTGGACACCCACTAAAAGAAAGTGTTGGCTTCACTTTCTTCTTGGCAACTTCCTTTGTATAAATTACCTGGAATTATCATTGGCAGGAattagggttgggcatcgaaaACCGGTTCCATCTTGGAACCGGTTTTAACTtgtcaattccatcgacattgtacgtcttttttgttatcgattcccataacgattccctcagcctgcatgacgtcggacaTTTTCCgtttttcctgaaattttgtgttGCGGTACATTTACGTCACGCCCTCTGTGACGACTCTAACTACAAGTCAACCACGAAGCAGCCACCAtcatggagaggaggaagagatccaaagcctggctccatttcactaaacgtgatgaaaattctgccgtctgcaaccagtgtagtattgttatcgtgtaagggtagtaataccagcaatatgttaaagcATTTGCTAACGTTGCCGGTCCAGGGCAAAAcaattctaggtcgcactggtgcacctgacgctgctcggatgaaagcatacgtttccttcacaagttttaattgtagactatgcgtgcaactttaccaaactgtatagaagtaaccccctctccttggcccgctctctctccctctccctctctcgtgtgcgctcgacatgcacattcacattcgtgaaagcaatgacacatataagacgactagctaaattataaTTAAATTCTGTTAGCATCAtaggggagcgtacctatgttccccgggtcctatgttccccactttgtatgggaccggggaacatagaacccttttttggtacattttaaaaagggtcctatgttccccacttttcccaaaaagggtcctatttcccccagtcgcaatacataccggggaacataggacccttttgacgaaaaccggggaacataggacctggggaacatagggatgacccccatcatagcatactgcacaaatttgattgaaactcttgcattcaagttgactgatcatctcaatgttttccaactctacaCTCAaaggggcctgtcccaaggagaaaaagtattagcctaccttgacgcttaaacacacgtggggaaactgaacagtccaaccagtagtagataagctagccaactatgctactttgtttacattagGCTCACTCGACTTGTCAAGTCGACTGCAGTGGGATGCAGCCGATTGCAAACAGAAACGTAATTTGTGTCATATGCTCagcatgctggttagacgtgttgttcgacttgaagaaatgttgtgatcatgtcacaaaaatgcgaccatgtcacgtcacttaaaactcgcgggatgaagacACCTGCAGTCAAACTCTGCATTCAGttctgccatagacctaaaagaaatggacaaacagactccgttgttctcaatgggagggggctgaaacaaaaatctgtttactttccatcaaaggtacaagactgtgtacatctATCTATTAacgcaaggaacgtctgtctgtgtgtcactctgtctgtgtgtggcacgCATAACtatcgaaccactcatccgactgacctaaaatttgacacacatcttgctaatgacatgcgggagtgcagtgcaaagtttggtcgtttttggacaacaaaaatatatttcgttaaattaagcaaaatacaactctaccgcaatcccacaattctaccgctctccgcaATTTAGCCGCGCCCCTTTTCACTCACttcagcatagaaacaaaaaagcacatttcgctgacaaactcatgtgttgccattcatggaaattacaatgtctcacgtaaacaacggaccgtttcaagattgttaatgttggataaacatgctgagtccgacacacatgcacccatgtgggtaagcaggctgttaaagtcaacGTTGCAtgggctactcatcaacaaccgcggttgcctagcggttctgttgtctgatcaggttgctgatcttgcaatgccgacacacacgtcggtaagCATTCTGttcaaatttgcatttaaaacagccgttcttaactctatctggacatcggctataacattcattcaatcatcacttccgagttcatagcactggcattgcCATGGTCAGCTTTTAGGCCACGGTTAGCTttagcagagacacttatatatgaggagacactgcactggaaaaatcgcccattgaaatgcatggggtaacttcATAACGCAAAGATGGAGGGTGTTTACACCTGTTTGCACATGTCCCgtctcttccagtgccgttgctccaatcattttgccgatccttggcggtcacacatgcgcagtccaagattaccagtaagaaaaaggcttttaaagcgttaatttgatacaaaaccaccaaaccttttcagcgattttagtctgattttcatcgtgatttcaaacatgtgatttttatgtcccttacacctctgaacatggacttccagctctctccccattcatttagatagggcctGGTCTTGTTGCGGTCAAactcgctgcccgaccccatggccaatatggctgccgagtgacgtgacttgctttaaaaagactttggctttaggCTATAATTTCCATAGGCAGTAAAAGATAATTTCCCATCAACAGCGAAAACGCACGGGTAGGCTATGTAcagtaatgtgtctaatattgccattagctgcaactcaaacgcctttcccttagcttttttttactttgcaaagacagtaaaaagctctactaactgcacgggcttgattctacatcatcacaatctaacatgatagcctactgcaTCAACGTCTttggcaacaagtttcttggaaaacattgtttgtacaggcactgcactagtatcttaaattccgagttagagaactcaaatcctgTGATGcttggtatcaatatggttttgtttcttttaactcgcataaagcactgtcctgcggcttatacacaatgcagcttatttgcgggaaattactgtagtgagTTACAGGCTCGGCGCCAGGGGGGGGCCATAGGGGTCCAGGCCCCCCCAAACAGGTCTCTGTGCCCCCCCAAACAGAGTGCTCTGTAGTagatattttgcagtattttgccccctccccccgacaggtgccccccccccgTCGATGCTCATAGCCCCCCCACTCGTTGCTCTCTGGCTCCGAGCCTGGTGAGTTATGGATTTATTTTCAAAAGGTATTGTCATACACCTTAAAAAAATGGCTCATTTTGTCCCTTTTGTCATATTCACATATCTTTTGTTATATTCTCATATAACTCCCCCTTTCATTGCCCTGTACTAACATACTGCATGTTAGTCTAGGTCCTTGGTCACAATTTTTAGGTTCACCTCTGTGTAGGGTCAGAACAAGCATACAAACTCATCAGCTGCTTGAAAGGTTAATATTATGGAACTGAGGTACTGTGGTATGAGGCATTGGCAGGACATTAAACCTGGGAGGGGGTATTTACTATCctagtgtatgagtgtgtacttTCCAATCATTCAGAGTTGCACAGAAATGCATAATTTACTGTTACGATGCCCTTTTGAATTTCttgcatgacatacagtatagtatagccTCACATAGTAGCATAGAACAGATCCATTCCATTCACACAAACCTTCCCTATTTTAGTTTGCTAGCCCTTACTGTCACTGGTGTCAACTGTAGTTGTTGTCTCTCAACATTTTCTTCACATGAATGACAGtcaaaaacaatgtttacaaGGGAAAATGGCTGCTAAAGTGTTTTACAGAGGACTCCCATGTCATAGTGAAAGGACAGTGTGACTGCTGTAAAAGGAGAGTGATGGGACAGTGGGGGAGAAAACAGTCATCACTCTGTTCCTACTGTTTCACTATCAGATTTGCTCTCACACATATGAATAGCAGATGCAATAGGTTTGGCATTAAAGTTTTATTGGTTTTGGGAGGTGGTTGGATGGGATGGGGAATCTGCAGATATcaggggatgggatgggaggggAGACGTCCCCCATTTCCTGGCTGCAGCCATTTTGAATATGGTGATAAGGACATTGCCTATGTCAGTTTATGGGGACACTCTCAGAGTGCCTCCAAGGCTCGGAGGTCTGCTCCACGTCCTCGATGGTCTCGGGCAGTCGCACGTTGCGCGTCTCGGGGAGCAGCAGGGCCAGGAGGCCTGCGGCCAACGCCACGGCGCAGAAGAGCGCGTTGGGCAGCggcccccacaccccctccagGAGGCTGACCAGCGGGGCCAAGGACACGCCGACGCGGGCCACGAACGAGTTGTAGCCCAGGCCGTTCTGCCGGACCACCGTCGGGTAGAGCTCCGTGGTGTAGAGGAAGACGCAGGTGAACGACGCCTCGGCCAAGCCCTTCCCCAGAACGGCTACCATCGTCCGCAACAGTCTCTGGCGGAACGGGACGAAGAGGTTGATCGCCAGGCAGGCCCCCGTGGCCAGCAGGGTTCCCACCTGGCTGTACCGACGGCCGATTTTGTTCAGGCTGAAGTAGATGCCGATTTTCGCCGGCAGCTCAATGGCACCGTAGATGAGCTGGGTCGCGTAGACGTCCAGGCCGAAGCCTGTGATGTTGAGGCTGATCCCGTAGTAGGTGAAGGCCACTCCGTACCAGGTGGAGCCTGTGAGCATCGCCATCCTCCTCAGCTTGGGCGTCCGCACCAAATCCAGGTAGCTGTACTTCCGAGTGCCCCTGTCCGCCGACACGATGACCGTGGAGAGCACCTGTGGCTTGATGTCCGTCATGACCTGCTCTCTGCCGTTGGCTCGGGCACACCTGGTCAGGTAGTAGTGAGCCTCGTCCAGCCGTCCGTTGGCGATCAGCCATCGGGCCGACTCCGGCAGCCACCACCAGGTGAGCGTGGCCAGTGCAAGAGGCGAGGTGACCGCAATCGTTAGGTACCTCCAGTCGCTGACCAGGTAGGCGATCCCCGGGAGCAGCACGGTCCCTGTAGACCAGTCCAGACTGATCAACACCCCCACCAGGGTGCGGTGGTCAATGTCtatccactccacacacagcacaatggaAATGATGCTGATGCCTGTGATGGCCATGCCCGTTAAGAACCGCATGGCGGCAAACATGGCAAAGTTGACAGAGAAGGCACTGGCCACTGCAAAGGTGATGGACAACAGGTAGGAGAACAGCAGCATGCGTTTGCGGCCGTACCTGTCGCTCAGGGTGCCAAATATGGCGGCACCTACCATCACCCCAATGAAGAAAATGGTCGCGGTCACTTTGGTCATTCCCCTCTGGTCACAAACCAGGTCCCACTCAGTGGCCAGTGTGCTGATGAAGGAACTGTTGTCGAACACCCAGCCACTCCGACATGGAACTGTAGGGAGGTGGCTTGCATTGGAGGAGTCACTCAAGAGGTGGAACTGTGGTTCGGAGAAGATTTGACAAGAGGACAGCTCTCCATCCTCCTGTAGTGGAATGCTCACGGTCAGCCTCTGCTCTCGGGTCAGATTCTCCAGGCCTCCTTTCGCTTCCAGAGCGCTGATGTCACAATGGTGGGATGGCACCGCAGCTATGAAGTTGTTAAGCAGGAAGTGAAAGGGAAGGGTCAAGCGAGGAATGACCAGCAAGAGGATGACCATCGCCTGGTGTCGCCCAAACCCCC
The Sardina pilchardus chromosome 13, fSarPil1.1, whole genome shotgun sequence genome window above contains:
- the LOC134099818 gene encoding solute carrier family 22 member 7-like, with amino-acid sequence MKFENLLVELGGFGRHQAMVILLLVIPRLTLPFHFLLNNFIAAVPSHHCDISALEAKGGLENLTREQRLTVSIPLQEDGELSSCQIFSEPQFHLLSDSSNASHLPTVPCRSGWVFDNSSFISTLATEWDLVCDQRGMTKVTATIFFIGVMVGAAIFGTLSDRYGRKRMLLFSYLLSITFAVASAFSVNFAMFAAMRFLTGMAITGISIISIVLCVEWIDIDHRTLVGVLISLDWSTGTVLLPGIAYLVSDWRYLTIAVTSPLALATLTWWWLPESARWLIANGRLDEAHYYLTRCARANGREQVMTDIKPQVLSTVIVSADRGTRKYSYLDLVRTPKLRRMAMLTGSTWYGVAFTYYGISLNITGFGLDVYATQLIYGAIELPAKIGIYFSLNKIGRRYSQVGTLLATGACLAINLFVPFRQRLLRTMVAVLGKGLAEASFTCVFLYTTELYPTVVRQNGLGYNSFVARVGVSLAPLVSLLEGVWGPLPNALFCAVALAAGLLALLLPETRNVRLPETIEDVEQTSEPWRHSESVPIN